CCCAACCCAATGTTTGTCGAAGATATTGTTCTGTCCAACCAACTTCTACCCTAAGTGTTTTTTGACATAATACATGGAAATGaagcaaaatataaatatagtcagaattaatttttacaacaaATTAAGAAATCTTAAAACAAGAAAGGTTTTAGTATCCAATTAATCCATGACCAATTAAAGCatgtattaaatattttaaatacaaatataaaataaaaacacattatcttcttataaaaaaaagaagtctAAACTACTTTTAAAAGATCATAATTGTTATAATAAATCATACCAATCcaacacaaacaaacaagtttGCAGCTTTTGACCAGCTTTTACTTTAAGTGAAAAATACTAATAGACTTACATGTACAAAACTCTTTAACTAAAAACACAACTTCACCTTCTCGACCAGATAAACAAATCTATGCGTTTGCTTACACGACTCTATACTACAAACAGACTTTTCTCCATTTTcactttgacatgttttataggaACAAGGGTACCAGTTGATACTTATACTTGTGACACATAAGCAACTTGGTGACCAGTCTGGTGGTGCACTGTGACAATAAGGGAATTGGCTAAGTGATAATGATGGCTGGTTGTTCAAAAATTTAACAGTAGATAATAAATTGAAGTTCTTGTTTCTCTCTAAAGGAATTTATAGAATGTGTGCACTAATTAAAAGAAATGATGAAATATATTTAGTAGGGGAAGTTTTATAATTCAAAGTAACATTccaaaattcataaaaagttTCTAATTGATAAGAAAAACCTCTGCATTGTGAGATGAACTCAACAAAACttttatagcaaaaaaaaaggaaaaattttgaatgcaaaagaatcaaaaacagtaaaaatagtACAAATAACCTTAAGCTTGGTTTCCTAATTTATTACCACTTAATTTATTATTCAGGTGGTGATTAACACCACTTAACAACCCTAATGTCATATTTCTCTCCATAaccattatatataatatacctgCAATTTTCATGatatctttttttgttgtgtaCACTTCTGAGGCCTCAGAGCAACTTTTAAATACTTCTTTGCCATAATCTTGAAGCTGTGACTTTAAAATGCTGCtatcaattaaataaaattgcaaAGCAAGTTCGGTGTCAGCTTCTTGCTTATTTTTGAGATATGTCTAAAAATTAAGAGTAGTTACTTGTAATCTTTTTTATCTACAAGAAATTCACATGTTCTACACCATTGTGTAATAACTGCCggtcattgtttttttaataatacaaTGCAATGTAATCATTGCCATTCTTAATTGATATCAGGTGTATTGTTTTTATTGATCTGTAGATTATAATTGTAAAATTCTTTAATTGTCAAAAacttggtatatatatatatgtttcttTTCCTTATTTATGGTAGACAATACAACAGATATTATATGTCATTTAAAGTTAAATATCTGATTCATTAACTCTGAAGTGTTCGATATTCAGATCCAGTTCTGGTTGTTAAAACTAAACACCTTGAGTTAATAAATCATGAAATTTGATTATAAACAATGCAATATCTGTTTATAAAGATTAgtctacttttttaaaatttattaaatgacCTGTCGAATTTAACTTCAATTTACATATACatgattttagttttttaacTTGCTAATAATTGACTCAATTAAAGggtttgttgttaatttcattACAAATGCTGTAAATAAAACTATAAACAAAATAGACAACGATAATACGGATGTGCCTTTGCCTGTATACAACAGCAAGTCAACTTAACTTACTtaggtttttgataaaattaccTGGTTAAGCTTATCAAAAGCTTTAAATGGTACAACATTATTCCCATCTAATGACAGCATAAAACAGGTAAATCTGTATATTGGTTGACCAAGCACAATTTCCCCAAATACTGCACTTCTGAATATTTGAAtgttctaaaaaattaaaacaaacattcCATGTTTCAGTAAAATGTATAGAGGCTGACACTATTTATTGAGGGGTAGCTTTAGATGTTTTAGTTAATATTGCTTGTCATACGTTATCAGTGACCATATTCCGATATGATCATTATGTTCCTTTAATGTtttagttgattggttattcTCTTTCAAGAGTTAAAGATGGATCAAAAGAACTATTACAACCCTTTTCAAGCTGGGTTTTTCGAAAATGTTATGAAAAGGGAAGAGGAAACGGAGTCCACAGGGGGTAATCCCCTCCAGACCAAATAA
Above is a window of Hydractinia symbiolongicarpus strain clone_291-10 chromosome 3, HSymV2.1, whole genome shotgun sequence DNA encoding:
- the LOC130635512 gene encoding out at first protein homolog codes for the protein MQVLNILICILTIGAQFLISERVHLKTLSDHNQMSPLIISINYTSSVVEYQYRDQDDSLKSWNLFYDQNIQIFRSAVFGEIVLGQPIYRFTCFMLSLDGNNVVPFKAFDKLNQTYLKNKQEADTELALQFYLIDSSILKSQLQDYGKEVFKSCSEASEVYTTKKDIMKIAERNKNFNLLSTVKFLNNQPSLSLSQFPYCHSAPPDWSPSCLCVTSISINWYPCSYKTCQSENGEKSVCSIESCKQTHRFVYLVEKVKLCF